A region from the Lentimonas sp. CC4 genome encodes:
- a CDS encoding riboflavin synthase has translation MFTGIVEETGTVVSFEEQQNSWRLVLAAEVVTKDLQMGDSVAVNGCCLTAVAFDAGRIEFDLLGETKRLTSIDGVGPGGKVNLERALLPSTRMGGHFVSGHVDGTGVIEAIEPRGKDFFFRIKPDADKLKYIVSKGCITVDGISLTVSEVDEEGFAIWLIPHTMEVTNLHTKKVGDRVNLEYDLIAKYVEKLFAPVG, from the coding sequence ATGTTTACAGGAATCGTAGAAGAAACGGGAACGGTGGTTTCCTTCGAAGAACAGCAAAATTCATGGCGTTTGGTATTGGCCGCTGAAGTGGTGACTAAGGATTTGCAGATGGGCGATAGCGTTGCGGTCAATGGTTGCTGCCTGACTGCGGTCGCATTTGATGCTGGGCGTATCGAGTTTGACTTACTCGGCGAGACGAAGCGCTTGACGTCGATTGATGGCGTTGGGCCTGGTGGTAAGGTGAACCTTGAGCGCGCCTTGTTGCCGAGCACACGTATGGGCGGGCATTTTGTCTCGGGGCACGTCGATGGCACGGGAGTGATCGAGGCGATCGAGCCGCGCGGTAAGGATTTCTTTTTCCGAATTAAACCAGATGCCGATAAGCTGAAATATATCGTGAGCAAGGGGTGTATTACTGTGGATGGTATATCGCTTACAGTCTCGGAAGTGGATGAGGAAGGCTTTGCGATTTGGCTGATCCCACACACCATGGAAGTCACAAATCTACATACTAAGAAGGTCGGAGATCGTGTGAATTTGGAATACGATCTGATTGCGAAATACGTAGAGAAGTTGTTCGCGCCTGTTGGGTAG